The genomic window TCGGCGGTCCGTGATGCCCTCGACGAGGTCCCGTCGGGCCTGCTCGGCATGCTCGACAACGTGGCCTTCTTCGTCGAGGACGAGCCGGGTCCCGAGTACGCCGAGCCAGCCATGTCCGTCGAGGAGAACGCCGAGCTCCTCGGGATCTACGTCGGCACGCCCCTGACCGACCGGGACAGTGGCTGGACCGCCGGCGCCCTCCCGGACCGCATCGTGCTCTTCCGCGGACCCCTGTCCCGCATGTGTGCCGACATCGACGAGCTGCGTGAGGAGATCACCATCACGATCGTCCACGAGGCAGGTCACCACGTCGGCATCGACGAGCAACGCCTTCACGACCTGGGCTGGGCCTGACGGTCGTCAGGCCAGTGCGCTCTGCTTCTGCCACTGCGCCCACGAGAACTGCCAGACACCGATCCCCTCGGTGGGCAGGAACTCGCGGTCCGAGCCAGTGAAGTTCACCGGGTCCCCGACCAAGGAGTGCTTGTAGAACCACTTGGCGTTCTGGGGGGCCATGTTCACGCACCCGTGGGAGACGTTGGTGCTGCCCTGCGCACCCACGGACCACGGCGCGGAGTGGACGAACTCCCCGGTCCAGGTCACCCGCACGTTGTAGTCGGTGTCGACCTTGTAGTAGCCCTTCTCGCCCTTGTCGACCCCGATCGTCGAGGAGTCCATCGTCATCTCGCGCTGCTTGCCGATCACGACCTTCATCCCAGACCGGGTCTCGGTCTCCCGACCCGGCTTGCCACTGCTGACGGGGAAGGTCTTGAGCGTCTGACCGTCCTGCGAGACGGTCATCTCGTGGGCGTTGATGTCGACCGTGGCCATCTGGCGGCGACCGATCGTCATCGAACCGCTGGCGCCCTGGGCAACCCACTTGTCCTCACCGGTCTGGTAGCCGGTGATCGGGGCATCGATCGTCACGGTCGTGCCCGGCGTCCAGAAGTCCTTGGGTCGCCACATCAGCTGCCGGTTGTCCAGCCAGCCCCACGACCCCTCGGTCTGCGGCGTGGTCTCGACCGAGACAGCCCGCTCGATGGCCCGACGGTACTTCTCGTCGGTGACGGCGGAGTCGAACTGGATGCTCACCGGCATCCCGACGCCGACGGTCCGGCCGCTGTAGACGATCCCGTAGGTGGCGGTCACCTCCGGGTCATGCGTGGTGAAGGTGCTCTTGTCGGTCGTGGTACCGCCTTCGGGGCCCTGAGCGGTGGTCGTGACCGTGTACTTCGTCGACGGCTTCATCCGGGCACTGGAGGTCCACGTCTGTCCCTCGACCGCTCCGTCGATCTCATCCCCGCCGGCCCCGACGACCGTGACGTCGTCGATCTCTCCGCGCACGGCCTGCACGGTGATCGTGTCGTCGGGCATGACCTCGTCGGTGCCCCCCGCCGGGTCGACCGTGATCTCGGCCTGAGGAGGCGCCGTCGACGTCGACGTCGACGTCGACGCCTCGGAGGAGGGGTCCGGATCCGTTGGGCCAGAGTTGCTCGAGCACCCCGCCAGGATGAGTGCGGCCGTCACGAGCAGGCCCAGGACCGTGGCTGCGGGTGTTGGTCCCTTCACCAATTCGCGTACCCCCATGGAAACAAGTGGTGGCCACGCCGCGCTGCAGCGGCGACGCACCCCGTCAAGACGTCGGAGGAGCCCCGGCCCTGTCCACGCCGCAGGCCCCTCCGAGAGTGTACGCCCTGCTCAGTGGGCGAACTCTCCCTTGAAGTACTCGAAGGTCCAACCGCACACGGCCCAGACCCCCATGATCAGACCGAACGCAGCGATCCAGTAAGCCACCGCGACGCCGAGGAAAATCAGCGTGCCGGAGAGCGCCAGCCACAGCGGCCACCAGGAGTACGGGGAGAAGGCACCGTAGGCGCCCTCCTGCTCCTCGATCTCCCCGTGCTCGTCGTCCTCGGGACGGGCCGGCAGCTTGCGGCCGACCGCCCAGAGGAAGAAGGCGATCATGAAGCCCAGACCGCCGCAGAGGTTCAGCGCCACCCAGCCCACCGGCTCGACCCAGTCACTCCAGAAGCCGTAGAGCATCCCGACCGCGACGAAGAAGACGCCGATGCCGGCAAAGAATCCGATCTCGGTCTTCATCGGGTGACCTCTTCCTTTGCGGTGACGGCGGATCGTGCCTGCAGCGCCTTGGGTGCGTACTCGGGGTGGTTCATGTCGAAGGTCGGACGCTCGGAGCGGATCGGCGGGATCGACGTGAAGTTGTGCCGCGGCGGCGGGCAGGAGGTCGCCCACTCCAGGCTCCCCCCGTAGCCCCACGGGTCGTCGACCCCGACCATCGGTGCGCTCACGTGGGTCTTCCACACGTTGTAGAAGAAGGGCAGGAAGCTGACCGCCAGGATGAGCGAGCCGACCGTGGAGATCTGGTTCGCCAGCTGGAAGTTGTCCTCCGGCATGTAGTCCGCATAGCGACGCGGCATCCCCTCCACACCCAACCAGTGCTGGATGAGGAAGGTCATGTGGAAACCGACGAACAGCAGCCAGAAGTGGACCTTGCCCAGGAACTCGTTGAGCAGCTTGCCGGTCCACTTCGGCCACCAGAAGTACATTCCGCCGAAGAAGGAGAAGACGATCGTGCCGAAGAGCACGTAGTGGAAGTGGGCGACGATGAAGTACGTGTCGGTGATGTGGAAGTCCATCGCCGGGCTGGCCATGATGATGCCCGTCAGACCACCGAAGAGGAACGTCGACAAGAAGCCCAGGGCCCAGATCAGCGGTGTGTCGAAGGACAGCTTGCCGCCCCACATCGTGCCGACCCAGTTGAAGAACTTCACGCCCGTCGGGACGGAGATCGCCATCGTCATGACCGCGAAGAAGGGCAGGAAGACCTGACCGGTGCCGTACATGTGGTGGGCCCACACGGAGACCGACAGGGCCGCGATGGCGATGGTGGCGAAGACGAGCGTCTTGTACCCGAAGATCGGTTTGCGGGAGAAGACCGGGAGGATCTCGGAGATCACGCCGAAGAACGGCAGCGCCAGGATGTAGACCTCGGGGTGGCCGAAGAACCAGAAGAGGTGCTGCCACAGCAGGGCACCACCACTGTCGGCAGCGAAGATCTCCCCGCCGAAGCGGCGGTCGACACCCAGGCCGATCAGCGCGGCCGCCAGGACCGGGAAGGCCATCAGGATCAGCACCGAGGTGATCAGGACGGTCCAGGTGAAGACCGGCATCCGGAACATCGTCATGCCGGGGGCCCGCATGCAGATGACCGTGGTGATGAAGTTGACCGCACCCAGGATGGTGCCGAAACCGGCCAGGGCCAGACCCCAGACCCACAGGTCACCGCCCACGCCGGGGCTGTACGTCGGGTCGGACAGCGGGGCATAGGCCGTCCAGCCGAAGGCCGCTGCGCCACCGGGGGTGAGCAGACCGGCCGCGGCGATGATGCCGCCGAAGAGGTAGAGCCAGTAGGCGAACATGTTCAGCCGCGGGAAGGAGACGTCCGGCGCCCCGATCTGCAGCGGCATCAGCGCGTTTGCGAAGCCGGCGAAGGCCGGGGTCGCGAACAGCAGCAACATGATCGTGCCGTGCATCGTGAACATCTCGTTGAACTGCTCGGGGTTGTCCACCACCTGCAGACCCGGGGCCCACAGCTCGAGCCGGATGACCAGCGCCATCAGGCCACCGAGCAGGAACCACACGAAGCTGGTCACCATGTAGAGGTTGCCGATGACCTTGTGGTCCGTCGAGGTGATCATGCGGAAGAACAGGCTTCCCGCCTTCTCCCGCCGAACGAGGGTCTTCTCCGAGACCTCTGCCTCACTGGTGTTCCGGCTCAGGGCACCGGACATCGTCGACATCAGTTCGTCTCCTCGTCGTCGGTGAGATCGGGCACGAGGTCACGATCCCGCTGGATGATGTCCTCACGGCTGAGGTCGTTGCCCAGCAGCCCGGTCTGGCCCTTGTCCCGGAGCTCCTGCATGTGCGCCTTGTACTCGGCCGGCTCGACGATCTTGACGTTGAAGAGCATCTGGGAGTGGTAGGCGCCGCACAACTCCGCGCACTTGCCCTGGAAGGTCCCCGTCTGCGACGGGACCACCTGGAAGCGGTTGACGATGCCCGGGTTGACATCCATCTTCTCCAGGAACGCCGGGACCCAGAAGGAGTGGATGACGTCACGCGAGGTGAGGATGAACTCGACCCGCTCGCCCTTCGGCAGGTACAGGGTCGGCAGGTTCTTCTCGTGGCCGGGCTCGCCGTCCAGGGGGGCCATGTGCCCGGCCTCGTGGACATCCGCTTCGACGTAGTTGAAGTCCCAGCTCCACTGCTTGGCCACGACGTTGACCGTGACGTCGGGCTCCTGCGAGACGTCGATCAGCTGTGACTGCGCCTGCTCGGTGTAGAAGAAGAGCGCGCCCACCATGAACATCGGCACGACGGTGTAGAGGATTTCCAGTGGCACGTTGTACTGCAGCTGCACCGGCAGCGAGCCGTCGTCGTCCTTGCGCTTGCGGTAGGCCACGATGCACCACAGGATCAGGCCCCAGACGAGCACACCCACGGCGAGGGCCGCGACCCACGACCAGATCCACAGGTTCTCGACGAGCACGGACTCCTCGGTGACTCCCTCGGGCAGGTACCCGTTCTTGGGGTCGGTGTGGACGCCGACCGCGCTGCAGGCCGAGACGACCGACAAGGCGGCGACGAGTCCGATCGCACCGATCCCGCGACGTATGCGCGGAGACGTTGTGCTCGAAGACACAGGCAAGGGGCACCTACTACTGGCCGAAGTTTTCAGAAGACGGTGCTCACATTACCGCAGGAGGGTGGCCCCATCGACGAAGGGTGGCACTAGCCTGCATGCGTGGCGCCACAGATGGATTCGACCCCACCGGACACCCGCTCAACCGCTCTCGCGGAGGGGGTTGCGGGACTGCTCGACGCCTCCCCCGGTCCGGTCCACCCGTCCGCCCTGCAGGCCTGGCGCGCCGCGTGCGGCCTGGCCTGGGCCGACCCCACCGCGCGACACGCTGCCGGGCGTCACAGCGCCACCCTGCTCGACCGCGCCCGGGCCGTCATCGCCGAGGGTCTGGGCGTGCGACCGGACGAGGTCACGCTGCACGCCAGTGGTGACCAAGCGGCCCGTACTGCGCTCGAAGGGCTGGCCAGAGGGCGACGACGCCGCACCGGGCCTCCCGTGGCCTCCTGCGTCGAGCACTCCAGCCTCTTGCGGTGGCTGCGTGCGGGCGCCGTGGAGCCCGTCGAGGTGGCCGTCTCCCCCACCGGCGCGCTCGATCTGCCGGCCTGGCGTGTCGCGATCACCGAGGAGACCCCCTTCGCCGTCCTGCAGGCCGCCAACCAGGAGGTCGGGACCCGCCAGCCCCTGGCCGCGGCCCGATCGAGCGCGTCCCCGAAGGGCGTCCCCCTTCTCGTCGATGCCCGTGCCTGCCTGGGCCGGGACGCGGTGCCGAGGGACTTCGACGTCCTCGTGGCGGACGCCACCTCATGGGGCGGGCCCCGGCTGGGCGTGCTGGTCGTGCGCACCGGAACCCGCTTCTCGCCCCACGCCCCGCCGAGCCCCCACGAGAGGGGCTTCGCGCTGGACCCGGTGGACGTGCCCACGGCGCTCGCGGCGGCGGAGTCGTGGCAGCACGTCTCGGCCGACCGGGTG from Janibacter cremeus includes these protein-coding regions:
- a CDS encoding metallopeptidase family protein, with amino-acid sequence MQISEEDFESAVRDALDEVPSGLLGMLDNVAFFVEDEPGPEYAEPAMSVEENAELLGIYVGTPLTDRDSGWTAGALPDRIVLFRGPLSRMCADIDELREEITITIVHEAGHHVGIDEQRLHDLGWA
- a CDS encoding L,D-transpeptidase codes for the protein MKGPTPAATVLGLLVTAALILAGCSSNSGPTDPDPSSEASTSTSTSTAPPQAEITVDPAGGTDEVMPDDTITVQAVRGEIDDVTVVGAGGDEIDGAVEGQTWTSSARMKPSTKYTVTTTAQGPEGGTTTDKSTFTTHDPEVTATYGIVYSGRTVGVGMPVSIQFDSAVTDEKYRRAIERAVSVETTPQTEGSWGWLDNRQLMWRPKDFWTPGTTVTIDAPITGYQTGEDKWVAQGASGSMTIGRRQMATVDINAHEMTVSQDGQTLKTFPVSSGKPGRETETRSGMKVVIGKQREMTMDSSTIGVDKGEKGYYKVDTDYNVRVTWTGEFVHSAPWSVGAQGSTNVSHGCVNMAPQNAKWFYKHSLVGDPVNFTGSDREFLPTEGIGVWQFSWAQWQKQSALA
- a CDS encoding cytochrome c oxidase subunit 4; this encodes MKTEIGFFAGIGVFFVAVGMLYGFWSDWVEPVGWVALNLCGGLGFMIAFFLWAVGRKLPARPEDDEHGEIEEQEGAYGAFSPYSWWPLWLALSGTLIFLGVAVAYWIAAFGLIMGVWAVCGWTFEYFKGEFAH
- the ctaD gene encoding cytochrome c oxidase subunit I is translated as MSTMSGALSRNTSEAEVSEKTLVRREKAGSLFFRMITSTDHKVIGNLYMVTSFVWFLLGGLMALVIRLELWAPGLQVVDNPEQFNEMFTMHGTIMLLLFATPAFAGFANALMPLQIGAPDVSFPRLNMFAYWLYLFGGIIAAAGLLTPGGAAAFGWTAYAPLSDPTYSPGVGGDLWVWGLALAGFGTILGAVNFITTVICMRAPGMTMFRMPVFTWTVLITSVLILMAFPVLAAALIGLGVDRRFGGEIFAADSGGALLWQHLFWFFGHPEVYILALPFFGVISEILPVFSRKPIFGYKTLVFATIAIAALSVSVWAHHMYGTGQVFLPFFAVMTMAISVPTGVKFFNWVGTMWGGKLSFDTPLIWALGFLSTFLFGGLTGIIMASPAMDFHITDTYFIVAHFHYVLFGTIVFSFFGGMYFWWPKWTGKLLNEFLGKVHFWLLFVGFHMTFLIQHWLGVEGMPRRYADYMPEDNFQLANQISTVGSLILAVSFLPFFYNVWKTHVSAPMVGVDDPWGYGGSLEWATSCPPPRHNFTSIPPIRSERPTFDMNHPEYAPKALQARSAVTAKEEVTR
- the coxB gene encoding cytochrome c oxidase subunit II encodes the protein MSSSTTSPRIRRGIGAIGLVAALSVVSACSAVGVHTDPKNGYLPEGVTEESVLVENLWIWSWVAALAVGVLVWGLILWCIVAYRKRKDDDGSLPVQLQYNVPLEILYTVVPMFMVGALFFYTEQAQSQLIDVSQEPDVTVNVVAKQWSWDFNYVEADVHEAGHMAPLDGEPGHEKNLPTLYLPKGERVEFILTSRDVIHSFWVPAFLEKMDVNPGIVNRFQVVPSQTGTFQGKCAELCGAYHSQMLFNVKIVEPAEYKAHMQELRDKGQTGLLGNDLSREDIIQRDRDLVPDLTDDEETN
- a CDS encoding cysteine desulfurase family protein, with the translated sequence MAPQMDSTPPDTRSTALAEGVAGLLDASPGPVHPSALQAWRAACGLAWADPTARHAAGRHSATLLDRARAVIAEGLGVRPDEVTLHASGDQAARTALEGLARGRRRRTGPPVASCVEHSSLLRWLRAGAVEPVEVAVSPTGALDLPAWRVAITEETPFAVLQAANQEVGTRQPLAAARSSASPKGVPLLVDARACLGRDAVPRDFDVLVADATSWGGPRLGVLVVRTGTRFSPHAPPSPHERGFALDPVDVPTALAAAESWQHVSADRVEESRRAGELIDRIRTAAGDVTAVDVVGDPLDRLAHVCTFSVLYVDGETIVDELARHGLAVASGSACTSDTVEPSHVLAAMGALTQGNVRITLPLAAVSPGREDDVERLCAVLPGVVREARGRLGITDL